CTAAATATGGCATGCAATTACCATGGATTTCGGTGGAAGATTTGACTTGAATTTTGCACGAACAATACCACTGTTACCGTGAGGCCTTGTAACCTTGCCCCAAATACAGCGGTAATGagttccattcttcttcaccttAGCCTTGTAGATGTAAGCCATTTTCTTACCAGCATACCATGCTACCTCTTCCTTGGTATTCACTCCCTCAATTTGGATAAGAGATGTGTTTGGGTACTGGTTTGACTTGGATCTGAATGAAACACACCAAATGTATAAATAGATGGATAAATTTGGCAGAGAACTAACAATACCAGTGGCAATAAACTTTTTACCTTTTGTATCCAAGGATTGTACCCCTCACGTAGAGTCTAAAAACAAGACAAAGAGTGAATTATAAGCTTAATATACATAAAAGAGAATCattaaattaattgaataaCGGACCAATACCATTAATGAAtggaattaacaacaatatcATGTATTCACTATTCAGTCAATAACCTAGTCTTGTGCAGAAAATTCATCCAcgatggaaaaaaaaattaacaggtTTCATAACCGGAAGATTAATACTCACCAATAAGCATAGTTCTTCCTAGTTGATTCAAACAAACATTCCTAAATCTTCCACGAAATCCTCACACTTAAATCATATATTGGCATTCAAATAAGTAGCACGAAGATGATTAATACAGGAAATACCACAGTTCAATCTACTACTTCATGTGCATTCATACACATAGGAATTCATTTCGGTGATCCTGTAATTCAGTAATCTCTAACGTCCGataaaattttccaaaaatgtCAATGCTAGAAGATCGAGCAGACATCACACAAAAGCCgcttaaaagaagaaaacaagaaaggcGCAGCTAACTATTGAAGACAATTGGGGAAAACACAGAACAAATGATTAAGAAACTGAGGAGCTGGAAGAAAACCTGACGCGTTCTCCCTGGCGACCCTTCACCATCGTTGCTTGCTTGTGGAAGCTGACTCACAGAGTGCGATGAGGCAGAGATGCGGCGTAACCCTAAATCCCTTCAAAAAATgagattttagggttttatagggAATGCACTAAATTGAAGGGCCTCGTGGGTCAACCATTGTTTGGGCCTGATGAGCCTCTTGGGTTTCGTAGGCCTGTTTAGCTTTTGCCCAAAAATACTTAATTGTTAATACCCAAAAAGAAATCTCAACAATTATTTAATCACATACtttttggttgaaaattttaattaatgtgtAACTGGTGGATagatgtaataataataataataatagtaataataataataataataataataatataaatatatcattATTCTTTATCTGGGATGAAATATTcgaattttttgaatgaaaatatttttttaaattaatttctctACTGTATGAGTTCTTTTCTTCATATATTATTGtcgtacaaaataaaaaatacttataatTTATCCCGAAAAATATGTCTGAAAAATGTACTATATAAGTATAGAACTATAGAAAGGTGTGCTTAAAATCTTTGTACATTTAGAGTTTTTAGTCGTATAATTTAGTTCAAAAATATTAAGtagttagatatttttattaaccaAATTAACtaagttattaaaatttaaactttagtcatattttttttttcttctctttctccttctcctcttttAATATCGTTATCGTCGACACAATAACTCTACCACCACCATTGCCACAACTTCTTCAACGTATTGTTGTtgttccttctttcttcttttttcttgtgaattggatttttttagtgaaat
The genomic region above belongs to Arachis duranensis cultivar V14167 chromosome 3, aradu.V14167.gnm2.J7QH, whole genome shotgun sequence and contains:
- the LOC107481632 gene encoding 60S ribosomal protein L35a-1, which translates into the protein MVKGRQGERVRLYVRGTILGYKRSKSNQYPNTSLIQIEGVNTKEEVAWYAGKKMAYIYKAKVKKNGTHYRCIWGKVTRPHGNSGIVRAKFKSNLPPKSMGARVRVFMYPSNI